The Anabaena sp. PCC 7108 region TAAATTAAAACTGCGGATGTTTTATGAATTTAGAAATGGCTGACAGCAAATTATAATTAAACGAACTCTCTACTTGTCTTCTCAATTCTTTGGTATCTTATACCAGAAATTATGAGAATCAGCAGTCATTTTATGAGAAACAACTAAATCTGGTGAGTTAGCGGCTTCGTTTAACTTTTATTTGTTGTCTAACCCCTTCAGATTAGTTTATACAATGCTATAGATCCTTTATTTATTACAAATTATGAATAAATAAGTTGGAGCAATAAGATAAGTCTCAAATCCTTGATAGACAAGGACTTTGGCTGATAAAAAGTAGATATTTCTGTTACAAAACTTTATAATTGCCAGGGATGAGCAGGAATTTCAGGGCTTTTAATATTATTTAAAGATTCCTTAAAACCCTTACCACAAGCTTATTTTACCGATTGTGACGAGGATTACAGTTTCAGAAGGTTTTGTTAAACAATGTAAATGTTATATTTCTAAATATTTTTATGAGCCTTTGTAATAGTCCTCCCAGGGGAGATGGGGAGGTAGTTGATCATCCCCAATTATCGGCGACGAAGAATGTCTAGCAAGGTGATCAATGATTGAGGAAGGGTTGCGGTTACTTCAATCCAATCTCCAGATACGGGATGCTGTAACCTGAGTCGCCAAGCGTGCAGGGCTTGACCAGGTAAATTTACCCCCACGGAACGACCAGAACCATAAACTGGATCACCGACAATAGGATGACCCATTTTGGCGCTGTGGACACGAATCTGATGAGTGCGTCCTGTTTCTAATTGAAAGTGGATTAACGTGTAGTTACCCAAACGTTCTCGAATTTGCCAATGAGTGATTGCGGATCTTCCCCCTTGTTCTATGGGGATAATTGCCATTTTTTTTCTGTCTTGGGGATGACGACCTATCGGTAAGTCAATAATGCCATTTTCGGTTTTTGGCGCACCGTAAACTACGCCCAAATATTCTCTTCTGGCGGTTTTTGCTTTTAGTTGTGCTTGGATGTGTTGATAAGCGATATCTGTTTTAGCAATTGCGATCGCTCCAGTAGTATCCTTATCCAATCGATGGACAATTCCTGGACGTTGAACGCCACCGATTCCCGGCAAATTTGGACAGTGCGCTAATAACGCATTCACCAAAGTACCATCTCGATGGCCTGGTGCAGGATGAACTACCAAGCCTGCGGGTTTGTTGAGAACAAGTAAGTGGTCGTCTTCATAGAGAATATCTAAAGGGATATCCTCTGCTACCAATTCCAAAGGTTGTGCTGCTGGAATTTCCAGAATTATGCGATCGCCTGCTTTAAGATGAATTTTTTTAGATGTGCAAACTTT contains the following coding sequences:
- a CDS encoding RluA family pseudouridine synthase, which gives rise to MTAINLQVEEKSERLDRYLSAELPDLSRSRIQQLIEQGHIQLNEKVCTSKKIHLKAGDRIILEIPAAQPLELVAEDIPLDILYEDDHLLVLNKPAGLVVHPAPGHRDGTLVNALLAHCPNLPGIGGVQRPGIVHRLDKDTTGAIAIAKTDIAYQHIQAQLKAKTARREYLGVVYGAPKTENGIIDLPIGRHPQDRKKMAIIPIEQGGRSAITHWQIRERLGNYTLIHFQLETGRTHQIRVHSAKMGHPIVGDPVYGSGRSVGVNLPGQALHAWRLRLQHPVSGDWIEVTATLPQSLITLLDILRRR